A portion of the Burkholderia sp. GAS332 genome contains these proteins:
- a CDS encoding transcriptional regulator, LysR family codes for MLNYRHLYYFWIVVKEGGFARAAERLDMAVQTISAQVRELEKSIGRQLLKPAGRGVTMTEAGETAFNRAEQIFQLGEALLDEMREAGSERVARLAVGLSDGISKLAAHALLAPVLDTPSLRLLCHEGEHAQLLSELALHRLDLVLACQPAPHNADLRVVSQRLIGSPVDWYGPAEIISKSARAGFPQCLADLPVLLPTGHGALRARLDRWFEAQGIRPRIVGEFEDSALMAVFAARGLGVFPLAELGAEDVALLRGVRWLGRAEGVVEEIHAIRSRRGQHHALASQVVAAGRA; via the coding sequence ATGCTCAACTATCGGCATCTCTACTATTTCTGGATCGTTGTGAAGGAGGGCGGCTTCGCGCGCGCGGCCGAGCGCCTCGACATGGCGGTTCAGACGATCAGCGCGCAGGTGCGCGAACTGGAGAAATCGATTGGGCGTCAGTTGCTGAAGCCGGCCGGGCGCGGCGTCACGATGACTGAAGCCGGCGAGACGGCATTCAATCGCGCGGAACAGATTTTTCAGCTCGGCGAGGCGCTGCTCGACGAGATGCGCGAGGCGGGCAGTGAACGCGTTGCGCGGCTTGCGGTGGGTCTTTCGGACGGCATTTCAAAGCTCGCCGCGCACGCGCTGCTGGCGCCGGTCCTCGATACGCCGTCGCTCAGGCTCCTGTGTCATGAGGGTGAACATGCGCAGTTGTTGTCCGAGCTCGCGCTCCATCGGCTCGATCTCGTCCTCGCGTGCCAGCCGGCGCCGCACAACGCGGACCTGCGCGTCGTGAGCCAGCGCCTCATCGGTTCGCCCGTCGACTGGTATGGCCCCGCGGAGATCATCAGCAAGTCCGCTCGTGCCGGTTTCCCGCAGTGCCTGGCCGACCTGCCCGTCCTCCTGCCCACCGGGCACGGCGCGTTGCGCGCGCGCCTCGACCGGTGGTTCGAAGCCCAGGGGATCCGGCCTCGGATCGTCGGGGAATTCGAAGACAGCGCGCTGATGGCGGTGTTCGCCGCGCGCGGTCTCGGCGTGTTTCCGCTCGCGGAACTGGGTGCGGAGGACGTGGCGCTGCTGCGAGGCGTGCGCTGGCTCGGCCGGGCGGAAGGCGTGGTCGAAGAGATTCACGCGATCCGCTCGCGGCGCGGGCAACATCATGCGCTCGCTTCTCAGGTGGTCGCCGCCGGCCGTGCGTGA